One part of the Quercus lobata isolate SW786 chromosome 7, ValleyOak3.0 Primary Assembly, whole genome shotgun sequence genome encodes these proteins:
- the LOC115951321 gene encoding uncharacterized protein LOC115951321, which produces MADVKEDEDYEVVFFRRTEKEEEEEEKQESFESYQYRLQSKRHRNMMESLSFKNLSREEDEEDETNPSPSKSAKTLAPTSPLNNLPSFENMECSPVVVPCFRRIEIIGTKEEPTGTREISDLWFPASAVDEKDLNRFSSYAQTVIKRYNKVKKTDFEFVRLVKMRWTLGHFYLRFKAKPSGAGPGATLKTFEGDVRCNWCLVNEEDGRPLSCRLIGRKYDDYLYVRPPPWYH; this is translated from the exons ATGGCAGATGTGAAGGAGGATGAGGACTATGAGGTAGTATTCTTTAGGCGCactgaaaaagaagaagaagaagaagaaaaacaagaatcCTTCGAGAGTTACCAATACCGCCTCCAGAGTAAAAGACACAGGAACATGATGGAATCACTTTCTTTCAAAAACCTTTCCAGGGAAGAAGACGAAGAGGACGAAACAAACCCAAGCCCAAGCAAGAGTGCCAAGACCCTAGCACCAACCTCTCCCCTGAACAACCTCCCATCCTTTGAAAACATGGAATGCTCACCAGTGGTTGTACCCTGTTTTCGTAGAATTGAAATCATAGGTACCAAAGAGGAACCCACAGGTACCAGAGAGATATCTGACTTATGGTTCCCAGCGAGTGCG GTTGATGAGAAAGACCTAAATCGATTTTCTAGCTATGCACAGACGGTGATAAAGCGCTACAACAAAGTgaag AAAACAGATTTTGAGTTTGTGAGATTGGTGAAGATGAGGTGGACATTGGGCCATTTTTATCTTCGCTTCAAGGCCAAGCCCAGCGGTGCAGGACCAGGTGCCACCTTGAAAACCTTTGAAGGAGATGTGCGCTGTAATTGGTGccttgtaaatgaagaagatgggaGGCCCTTGAGTTGTCGTCTAATAGGCCGCAAATATGACGATTATTTGTATGTAAGACCGCCACCTTGGTACCACTAA